A region of the Perca flavescens isolate YP-PL-M2 chromosome 15, PFLA_1.0, whole genome shotgun sequence genome:
AGTCTGTATTTCCCAAAGAAAGGCAATGCTTACCAAAAATGTAAATACGACACCCTTAACAGATTACATACACACTGTCTTTGTGTCAGAGTAggagtgcacacacattaacatCCTAAAATCTGTCCGTCTGGCTCCATCCCCTTGAGTAAAGGGTTAGCTGAATAGTGTCTGTcccctctgtcctctctgacacacagtcacatgttCAGTCCGCTGTTCGATTAGGGTTACACCTCTGTAACTCGACCTGGCTCATGGCTTCCCTCATtcatttttcatcacttttttttcttcttgccaTAAAACCTTCTCTAAGCTATTAGATGTCTTAAAAAGGATCTAAaacgtggccgggttagctcagttggtagagcaggcgcacatatttATAGAGGTGTATGCCTCGACGAAGAAGGTCCAGGGTTAGGGTCCGatctgtgacaatttcctgcatgtctttcctcctctcttttcccCTTTCGTgtctagctgtcctatccattaaagtcggaaatgccccccaaaaaaagtctttaaaaaggatCTAAAACTATGACTTGACTGTCTGTAAAATATCAGAAACGGGCATCCATCCCTGCAGCTTTCAGAATACTACAGGTGGTTTATTACAGTGGAGCTATACTGGTACACCTTCACTGTGTACTAGaatatattattttaacaaGCAAACTGCAGTTGTGTCATGGAAGCAAGATAAATTGAAAAAAGTAAGAGTTGTCACAGTTAAAATACTGTGTAGAAACATGCCCATCCTTTCTGTGCGTTGCTCTGTTGCTACTGTTACAAGTGATTCCCAAGAGGGCGGTAAGTGATCCAGCTTCGTTAATTTATAATAGGAGCCACTGTTTGCACCTTGCTCCTCATTCACCGTCTCTGACCTTTTTACTCCCAAGCAACAGACTCATAGAGTACATGATCTGATGAACTGTGTTTACATGAGGACTGTGTGAAATTACAAGGAACTTGATTTCTTTACAAACCCTGAAGAAACAGGATTTTGAGTCAAGTGAGAAGTTCTTTGCTCTGCTTTAACAGATTATGTTCTATTCTAAATTATATCATGAAACTTTGTGCATCATTTCTGATCTGCCTGACTCActgcacattattattatttactgtgtATGCTGCTGGACCTGGAGAACTTATTGTGTTCCTTGAATGACAAAAAACTCATGTgaagaaatacatacatatctCATTCTGTTTCCCCTTGACTTAGCATCTAACCTCAGTGTCTTGATGACTTCACCCGTGACTTCTAATGAGCTCACCTTTCTTCAGGTCCAGTTAATGCCATCACTCAGCACCTATTCTACCCGGTTACCCAGCTGCTCTGttcatctccctccctcttcctctcttcttttcttaCCTTGCTGCTGGTGTCTCTTTCCTCTTCCTGAGATGGGATCGGTGTTAACAGCACTCCCTTGCCCGATCCAATCCCAATGTCAGTCCCAATTTTAGCCCCGATTCCAGCCTCAGGTGTGGATTTCTGTTTTGGTGTTGGCTCTGCGCTCTCCCCTGCGCCGGCGTGCAGGTGCCTCTGGCGCAGGCAGTCGTGGCAGCGGGAGGGGTCGAAGATGTTGGGCTGGAACTTGGGGCAGATGGGCTCATCGCCGGAGAAGGGCATGTTGAGTCTGGAGGGGGAACCTGTCCAATCATTGCATCCCCCAGAGAAAAACTGGGAAACAGCAGCAAGGGGTGCAATGAGCAGTATTACAATGAAATATAAAACCGAATTAACACAAACAACATAAGTATATAAAAGTATAAATGGGACACTGTTAGAAAGTTGTTGCACTTATGAAATCCCTTTAAAAACTAGAGTTAAGTGCtcatacaaaaatacatgttgaaTATTTTCAGAGCATCTTCCACAACAAAGAGTGAgctgaaaataagaaaaagctAGACTAGTGAAGAATAGAAATGTTTGGTGTTGGGTCGTGCTGTGCCACTGCATTACTGGAGACAGGTGGAAGCACAGAGCAGTGGCTCTGAATAAATACTGAAGAGGATCTTTTATTTCACGGCTCATGGAAGATCTAAAGCGGAACTATTAAGATAGGTGATAACTCATCACGCTGGAGGACAGTGAAACACAATCCAGTCAGAACACAAAGCTGTCCACAGAGCAGCATGACTACCAACCACAAGGCACGTGCATTTACAAGCACCACAGACTCTAGAAATGTAAGTAAAAAAAGTTGGACATTGTCAACAGCAGAAATATTCTTTGGTATAAGAATGAATGAGAATTACCTGGCGAGAGGCTCCCGCTGTCAGCTCCACTTTGAGTATGTCATTTCGAGTCCGAGGATAAACTGCCCATCAGACCCCCCATCAGGCACATGCCTCCTCTTCCCCATGCTCTCTATCCTCCCGAGCTGCCAAAGCCCCAGAtcaatctgattggctgttctGACGACGAGTGAAACTGAAGCACCTGTGACGGCCATGTTGGCTCTCATTTAACACAGCAGGACACTCGGAAGCACACATGCACCTAGAGCCGACATGGAGCCAGTGGCCTGCCTTTATTGAGCGTGTTGTATTAAATATCATGGGCTTTAGAAAGCAAAATGAACGCTCATGCTAGTGACAGCTGGCACACGCTGGCTCAGGTTaacgtaaataaataaacactggCTGAGGTGGGGGTTTAACATACATTCAAATAACTGGCCGTGGTATAAGGTTCCCAAATAAGGAATACACTGTAGGAAACACAGGGGCTGTTGGTTCTCTGttagatcacacacacacacacacaggtaacactgAGCTATGAGGAAACAGAGCTAAGGGCTGATTTCCTGATGTTCTACTGTAGAGAGGATGTTGACAACAGTGTCAGGTTTCCTATTAAACAATAGGAAGAACAAATTCCACACGGAGCAAGCTGACAGTTTGTGAGCTGTGGCTGCGTCACAAGGTCAAcattaatctttttatttaatgaaaatgtAGGTAAAATACAGTTCAGTTTGTATACTTTTAAGATATTATACTACAAAAACAGTTTGAGCACAAGATTTCAAGAAGCAGGTACAGTGGAAAAGCGTCCACTTGTGTTTATTTCACAAACTTCTCACATAAACGCATCCTGCTCAAACACAAGAGCAGAAATACTCCAAAGTCCGATCTGTTCGCCAGTGATTCTCTGACTCAAGAAGTCTCTTCGCAAGTTCCAACCCTACGTTGTATTATtccacacactctcactcccGATGGTGCACCTTTTTCCCAGTCAGTCGACGTCTCTGCCACTTGGTGGTCCTCCCGCTTCTGCTTTTCCCCTCTGGGACGCTCTTGTCTGTCGGACGGCCTCGGCCACCTCGGCCTTCCTGCTTCCCTTTCCTCCTTCTCTTGCTGGTGAAAGTGCTGAGCGACGCATTCAGGGAGCGGATCCTGTAGCAgcaggggagagagaaaaataaatgcagcTGGAGTGAGAGGGGTTGGAGGATgacaggaaaaaataaaaacatctaaaGATTATGTCATCACTGAATTGTTGGGGTGCATACGAGATTAAACATTTATTGTTTTGCAGTTTGTAGATTATCTGTATAAGTGTTGTATTTgtctgataaccgataaagttaatgaaataaaaagtgttctactttggctcggctacagctctgtgtctgtccctctgctctgGTTACACTCCCCACTGAGTcagacttaatgtcccgcccccCCACAACCctatctgactctctgttactggggattatgttgaaagtttctcatttatgaaataattgcttaaagcatttaaacaaagttttgtgttagaGTTTGTAACGTTCCAAAATCttcattttgacttaaagattttcattttcactgtaaatgcatatcggttatcagtttcattaactactaataatccgtatcggccttaaaaaaacagtatctGTAGATTCCTATTTAGCGCCACGCAGACCACCTGTCCGTTTGTTATCTAATCGACCATTTagcctaaaaaaaataatgtcagAGCCCAAAGTGATGTCTGACCAAAACAGGGCTAGGCGAtaaagagaaaatcaaatatcacaatatgtttgaccaaatacctcaatattgatattgaCAATGATATTGTAGGCTTGACTActggtgcttttacaaaatatagacacagtgagatttttgataaattatGACTAAGTGGCcaaagcaaataatagaacagttacaacagtctaaTAAGTTCAGaaagtgacatcactttactttaACACAGCCTTAAAAACCAGAGAGACAACACGTATGCCATGtaacaatatccaaaatctaagatgatatctggTCTCATATCATATCGCTATACTGCCCACCTCTACCTTTTTGGACCAAAATAccaaaaaatattaaatgtatGAAAGAAAAACTCATACAGAGACCTGCATAATAAACAGCTTACTTTTTGTTCATGATTGGATTCCCAGCTTTTCTTGGCATTGCTTCGgttttctccttctcttcttcccCCTTTTCTTCGTCCTCCTCATTAACCTTGAAAGCAAAGATAATGATAATGGAGTTTTAATGCCAtcagtatacagtatagtatgccatacaTTCTTCCCCAATAATTAATATTGGGGAATACTTATTTTCGGtcacgctgttggatgctgtcctcctctcctacttcaacacctaacgaatctatctctttctctcccctgtctttcactggttgaagcctgaaaatattgtaaacaaattaataacataactaattccactggtgggactgttgagctctgtttcagaccgATACCTCCgcttcaggctggtcctcatcctcaacgcGTGCCTTTTTCAGacgcggaaaatacttttcaatactcatctggattgaagcagcaaacattcaatgtaagagtaaaaaatgacataacattatttataatacgtttatttgattcacagctgctacatatggcgttttgacctcgacaacccaactgcattttaccgcaaacttgcgactagttaactttctaaagcaggcacaATTGGGTTGGTGATTGtcaatgtgtgattgtgtaaaggtgttcacgagatggATACCAACCTTtagtgaacttgtgaatttcgccagccgtcttctctccttgacGGAGACAGACACTGAGTGCACGgtgggctcgatggtgttttaaacctccaacgtcgccttaccctcaccttaaccctaactATAACCATTGCGACAACACGGTGGGAGGAGctgtgagtgtatgtgtctgtgtctgtgtgagcgagacacaaatgacagagagacggaggaaaGCAGGGAAAGGCAATGCAGAAGAACGTATTTtaaataacgtttaaaaaaataaataataatatcgAAACGCAATGTGCGGTGGCTGGTGTTGATACTGAGGCGCACCGCCactagggttgtgccgatggacgatatcatctggacgggaaattgacaagtgcgtcggacttaaactagcaaagacacaaagacaagatagggctccttaagtggaagctactttttttcccccctttacCTGCAACCatttgtgaaaaagaccatcgctttgagcagactggattggctgtagttatacattctctctctctccctgtcagctGTAGCTCGCTCTACCTTCTAGTAACGTTGGACACAGCGATCTCGAGTGAGAGAGATAAAAGCGTTAAAAGTGgaacgctatcacactttcctttctcccctcattggactaagtttgtcgacactactctgtgcgtgcatcaataagtcagtctgaggtcctgtaggtacgggatgatgttatgcaggatttatgaatgtacgttagcaacagtaggctaattcacgagggtgctattttatgtgtgagttaatattgcgcatctgttcatgtgcgctgcaagagttttgtttctgtttattgaatgcgttattcagtgcaaacataaccaagaatgtagtttaaactcagtaatgatggtatgttttgttattactgtcgctctgttgaaggcaaacgtcccactgtactgtccttacgcagatcacggacatctgattgattttactgcaccgtacttaagtgaaagtaggtcaagttgtaaaacctaccagcagggccccatttacagagggcatttacATACGTCTAATGGTTTCTTTGTTAACTGTTggcccatagtagtagaaaaaaatatttatgtaaagagataTGAGTAGCCTAATCAGGAACACACACGTAGGCTGTTTACATCAATCAAGGCTTTGCTGTTTACCGGATCTGCTGCGGGTCCGAGCAGGTGGGCCCCTGTGAGGTCGAGATCATTGATGGTTGTCACCGTGACGATGTGGTTGGGATGATCGTACTGCACAGACTCTGTCGTACTGGTTATCGCATTTTCCAGATCATCTTCAGCCTCCTCTGAGAGATGGAATCAagggaggaaaacaaacaaaccgtaAGCAAAGATCATCAAGTGTTATAAAtcggtaaaaaataaaaaacgttggacttttaactcacgaagAGCGTCTGTCCTCTCCTTCAGCATCTTGAGGTACTCCTTATGCCTCTGAAAGCAGATCCAAACATACCATCAGTACATCGTTCTCGTACGTGCTCACACACCAAAACAGATTTTAAGTCTGCGTTCTTGTCCTTTCCACTTACTTCTTCTCGGACTCTGATCTGCTCTTCCTTGATTTTCTTCCGAATTTCTGCCACTGCTACTTTCCTCCTTTCTACCTTTCGTTTGTGGAAACCAGTTAAATAGTCCCTGACAGGGCAGAAAGTAAGAAACTTAAGAAATCAgtcagcttttttttaaagtctctgCAGGTTTGTGTAGCGCacatcagtggttcccaaagatgagtcactataattccatccataagtaacactgGGGCTGGGCGAtggggagaaaatcagatatcacgatatttttgaccaaataccttgatatcgatattgcggcgatattctagggttgacaattggtgctttaacaaaatatcttaacACTTagatttagataaataatcatcagtaatgtagatataatgtcTAAATGggtaaagacaaataatagaacagttacaacagtctggtaagttcataaAAGTACAtcaccaggaaaagacaacacttatgtcatatcacgatattaccaaaatctaagacgatatctagtctcatatcacgatatcaatataatatcaatacaTTGTCCAGCCCtaagtaacacaatgagagAATGTATGCCTATTTCggtcatgggtttcatacactttctgtaacaaaacatctaaaagcaaaaaccgggtgtcccaaatgatgagggtcttatttgagacaggttgCCCTAcctctaaccataaccataacacCTGTTAaacaggtggtttagcaggttcataattaaggacattgtatggggaatttgggacactaaactgtcCATAGTCTAATTTGTTTCAGTTTAGGAGTCCTTGACGTGAAAAAAATTGGGAACGACTGGCATAACCAATTCACATAACCTAACGTTACAgcttaattattataataaatccAACTTGGCTTGGTGGTAGAGcagggcaatatatcgatattatatcgatatcgtgatatgagactagatatcatgtTAGATTTTGGacattgtaatatcgtgatatgacataagtgtcttttactAGTTTTAAAAACtgctttacagtaaagtgatgtacttttctgaacttaccagcctgttctagctgttctattatttgccttttccccacttagacattatttccacattactgatgattattgatctAAAATCTGAGTGtgaacatattttgttaaagcaccaattgtcaaccctagaatatcgccgcaataatcgatatcgaggtatttggtcaagaatatcgtgatatctgatttatTCCAAATTCGCCCAGGCCTAcgtggtgttttttttcaggGTGTTTAGATGTTTGTTATAGCAAGTTACTCAAAGTAAAACAAATCAAGAACTAGACAGTATTCGTAAGAGAAAATACTACGATAGCTTAGTACAACACAGATATATGAGTACAACACCACAATGCTTCCACGGTTAATTACACTGTGACGTGGTAGGAATGttattaacattaaaatacttaacgtcatagatatatacatgtatatatctatgacttaacgttagctaagaagctagctagctaacaccTGCAGCGCgttaaaaccatagacagtatataaaacccTGTTAACAGTAGATACACttactgtctgtctttgtcGTCAAACGTCACGAtgcatttgttttctcttttcttggACCCGGGCTTGAATTTACCCTTTTTGGacacattgttgtgttttttattatttttcatgtCGCGCACGTGAGTTCGGTTTACAATCTGTTACAATACACTACTTCCGGCTTCTGGTATTGAGGGGCACGTCGTTTAACTATGTTCGACTAGAAGCACGCCAACAAAAGCCTCTGGAAAGTTCCGCACGCCATAAACATGTAGGACTACATAATAGTCAGTGAGTGTAATTACATTTcacctaaaaataaataaataaataaataaataaatatatgccATCGTAAATTTAAACTGCTGATAACATGATTttaccaacaattattattaaatcacgGCTAACATACGTTTTAAAAGATTACTAAAAAACACATAACCAACAACTGCAACGTTAATTAACCAAACTTTGATGGAATgcaattttgtgtgttttttacttGACTTTTATTTGTCTTGAACACGTTTTTGTTgagactttatttttttttttttttaagatttttttcagcatttaatggaaagaacagatagatatgaaaggggagagagagaagggaatgacatgcaggaaa
Encoded here:
- the nol12 gene encoding nucleolar protein 12 codes for the protein MKNNKKHNNVSKKGKFKPGSKKRENKCIVTFDDKDRQDYLTGFHKRKVERRKVAVAEIRKKIKEEQIRVREERHKEYLKMLKERTDALQEAEDDLENAITSTTESVQYDHPNHIVTVTTINDLDLTGAHLLGPAADPVNEEDEEKGEEEKEKTEAMPRKAGNPIMNKKIRSLNASLSTFTSKRRRKGKQEGRGGRGRPTDKSVPEGKSRSGRTTKWQRRRLTGKKVHHRE